The Camelina sativa cultivar DH55 chromosome 14, Cs, whole genome shotgun sequence genome includes a window with the following:
- the LOC104743344 gene encoding histone acetyltransferase HAC12-like — MNVQAHMSGQVPNQGTMPQNNGNSQMQQNLVGAATGAVTAPGASTGVVGPSRNIIGAMDHEVQKLRQYMQTLVFTMLQQRQPSPTDAASRAKYIDVAKRIEDGLFKMATSKDDYMNRSTLELRITSLIKGRPVNNYSQRHANSSSVGTMIPTPGLSHTAGNPNSMVTSSVDATVAGNTNITSTAVNTGSPLIAGGVHRGNMSNGFQHSSRNFSLGSGGKMASMGSQRSTSQMIPTPGFVNSASNNNGGGFSAEPTMIPQSQQQQQQQRQHTGGQNSHTLSNQMAAGLRPDIQPKPSGVANSSVNGTVGVNEKSVDSGSSYTNASKKLQQGEGYSTTNPDPFHGAITSVGTVTNAQNIKPASFQSVSRVNSSLSHQQQFQQPPNRSQQQPNQIQQQQQQFLNQRKLKQQILQQHRLASNDGLGKAQVDSDMITNVKHEPGMENQNQAMHSQASERFQLSQLQNQYQKSGEDCHADAQPLPVKSQSDICTSLPQNSQQIQQMLHPQNIGTDSINSFSNLAVGVKSESNPRGQWPSQSQEHTQMPNAISSEKHIQQDFHQRITGSDEAQPNNLTGGCVIGQNHTSSISESPNMQNSVGTTCTYGKISRDPKFRNQQRWLLFLRHARSCKPPGGKCQDRNCVTVQKLWSHMDNCSEPKCPYPRCLPTKELIGHYKNCKDPRCPVCVPVKTYQQQANVQALARLKSDSSAVSSVNRSVVSNVPLHANAGTVSGAPRCADTLDNLQPSIKRLKVEQSFQPVVPETENCKRSIVSTTEADLPQDAERKDHKPLKSETVEVKAEIPDVPFQTGFGIKEVKNEAVDNVPKPRLVSEHGLSGDSPKQENIKMEKKPEPKEEDLVDNPERASKSGKPKIKGVSLTELFTPEQVREHIRGLRQWVGQVCNFFFEKFTEKQIQQMLHPQNIGTDSINSFSNLAVGVKSESNPRGQWPSQSQEHTQMPNAISSEKHIQQDFHQRITGSDEAQPNNLTGGCVIGQNHTSSISESPNMQNSVGTTCTYGKISRDPKFRNQQRWLLFLRHARSCKPPGGKCQDRNCVTVQKLWSHMDNCSEPKCPYPRCLHTKALIGHYKNCKDPRCPVCVPVKTYQQANVQALARLKSDSSAVSSVNRSVVSNDALHANAGTVSGAPRCADTLDNLQPSIKRLKVEQSFQPVVPETENCKRSIVSTTEADLPQDAERKDHKPLKSETVEVKAEIPDVPVQTGFDIKEVKNEAVDNVPKPRLVSEHGLSGDSPK; from the exons ATGAATGTTCAGGCTCACATGTCGGGACAGGTTCCGAATCAAGGGACTATGCCCCAGAATAATGGCAACTCTCAAATGCAGCAGAATTTGGTTGGTGCTGCTACTGGTGCTGTTACTGCTCCCGGTGCTAGTACTGGTGTAGTAGGGCCTTCACGAAACATCATTGGTGCCATGGATCATGAGGTTCAGAAACTTCGACAATACATGCAAACTCTTGT ATTTACCATGTTACAGCAACGGCAACCATCTCCAACTGATGCTGCATCAAGGGCAAAGTATATTGATGTTGCTAAACGTATAGAAGACGGGCTTTTTAAGATGGCTACCTCAAAG GATGATTATATGAACCGCTCAACCCTTGAACTTCGGATTACAAGCCTAATAAAAGGCAGACCTGTAAATAACTACAGTCAGCGACATGCTAATTCTTCTTCGGTTGGAACGATGATACCTACTCCAGGATTATCACACACTGCGGGTAATCCTAATTCGATGGTTACATCCTCTGTTGATGCTACAGTAGCTGGCAACACCAACATCACAAGCACAGCCGTGAACACTGGAAGCCCTCTAATTGCTGGTGGGGTGCATAGAG GTAATATGTCTAATGGATTCCAGCATTCTTCGAGAAACTTTTCTCTTGGTTCTGGAGGGAAAATGGCTTCCATGGGTTCTCAGAGAAGTACTAGCCAGATGATTCCGACACCCGGGTTTGTGAACAGTGCTAGTAATAACAACGGTGGTGGATTTTCTGCTGAGCCCACAATGATACCTCAGtcgcagcagcagcagcaacaacaaaggCAGCATACAGGTGGGCAAAATAGTCACACGTTGTCCAACCAAATGGCTGCTGGCCTTAGACCTGACATACAACCAAAGCCGTCTGGGGTGGCCAATAGCTCTGTAAATGGTACTGTTGGAGTGAACGAAAAAAGTGTAGACTCAGGTTCATCTTACACCAATGCGTCCAAAAAACTACAGCAGG gggaaggttatagcacAACAAATCCTGACCCCTTCCATGGAGCTATAACATCGGTTGGGACGGTGACAAATGCTCAAAATATCAAACCAGCAAGTTTCCAGTCGGTGTCCAGAGTTAACTCTTCTCTG TCACATCAACAACAATTTCAGCAACCGCCTAATCGATCCCAGCAACAACCAAATCAGAttcaacagcagcagcagcaattTCTCAATCAAAGGAAATTGAAGCAGCAAATCCTGCAGCAACATAGATTAGCAAGTAATGATGGCTTGGGGAAAGCTCAGGTGGATTCTGACATGATTACAAATGTGAAACATGAGCCTGGAATGGAGAACCAGAATCAAGCTATGCACTCCCAAGCATCTGAACGATTCCAGCTTTCTCAGCTCCAGAATCAATATCAAAAGTCTGGAGAAGACTGTCATGCAGACGCTCAGCCTCTCCCAGTCAAAAGTCAGAGTGATATATGCACATCACTCCCTCAAAATAGCCAACAGATTCAGCAAATGCTTCACCCTCAGAATATAGGTACTGATTCTATCAACAGTTTTAGCAATCTTGCTGTTGGAGTAAAATCAGAATCCAACCCACGAGGTCAGTGGCCTTCCCAGTCTCAGGAACACACGCAAATGCCTAATGCTATCTCAAGTGAAAAGCACATTCAGCAGGATTTCCACCAAAGAATTACCGGATCTGATGAAGCTCAACCTAATAATTTGACTGGAGGGTGTGTTATTGGTCAAAATCATACTTCTAGTATATCAGAATCCCCTAATATGCAAAATTCTGTCGGTACGACATGTACATATGGTAAAATAAGTCGCGATCCCAAGTTCCGAAATCAACAGAGATGGCTCCTGTTTCTACGTCATGCACGGAGTTGCAAACCGCCAGGAGGGAAGTGCCAAGATCGAAATTGTGTAACGGTTCAGAAACTATGGAGTCACATGGACAATTGTTCTGAACCAAAGTGTCCGTATCCCCGTTGTCTTCCCACAAAGGAATTGATTGGCCACTATAAAAACTGCAAGGATCCTCGATGCCCGGTCTGTGTGCCTGTGAAGACCTATCAGCAACAAGCTAATGTGCAAGCCCTGGCCCGTTTAAAAAGTGATAGCAGTGCAGTGAGTTCAGTGAATAGATCTGTAGTATCAAATGTACCATTACACGCTAATGCTGGAACGGTTTCTGGTGCCCCTCGTTGTGCTGATACTTTAGATAATTTGCAACCTTCAATAAAGCGATTGAAGGTGGAGCAATCTTTTCAACCTGTGGTCCCTGAGACTGAAAATTGTAAACGCTCCATTGTTTCTACTACAGAGGCAGATTTACCTCAGGATGCCGAGAGAAAGGATCATAAGCCATTGAAGTCAGAGACCGTGGAAGTGAAAGCAGAAATTCCTGATGTTCCTTTTCAAACAGGATTTGGCATTAAAGAAGTGAAAAATGAAGCTGTTGATAATGTTCCCAAACCTAGGCTTGTCAGTGAACATGGTTTATCTGGTGACTCGCCAAAGcaagaaaacatcaaaatgGAGAAAAAGCCTGAGCCGAAGGAAGAAGATCTGGTGGACAATCCTGAACGTGCATCGAAATCTGGAAAACCAAAGATAAAAGGTGTTTCCTTAACCGAATTGTTCACTCCCGAACAAGTGAGAGAACATATTCGTGGTCTTCGTCAGTGGGTTGGCCAggtttgcaatttttttttcgaaaaatttaCAGAGAAGCAA ATTCAGCAAATGCTTCACCCTCAGAATATAGGTACTGATTCTATCAACAGTTTTAGCAATCTTGCTGTTGGAGTAAAATCAGAATCCAACCCACGAGGTCAGTGGCCTTCCCAGTCTCAGGAACACACGCAAATGCCTAATGCTATCTCAAGTGAAAAGCACATTCAGCAGGATTTCCACCAAAGAATTACCGGATCTGATGAAGCTCAACCTAATAATTTGACTGGAGGGTGTGTTATTGGTCAAAATCATACTTCTAGTATATCAGAATCCCCTAATATGCAAAATTCTGTCGGTACGACATGTACATATGGTAAAATAAGTCGCGATCCCAAGTTCCGAAATCAACAGAGATGGCTCCTGTTTCTACGTCATGCACGGAGTTGCAAACCGCCAGGAGGGAAGTGCCAAGATCGAAATTGTGTAACGGTTCAGAAACTATGGAGTCACATGGACAATTGTTCTGAACCAAAGTGTCCGTATCCCCGTTGTCTTCACACAAAGGCATTGATTGGCCACTATAAAAACTGCAAGGATCCTCGATGCCCGGTCTGTGTGCCTGTGAAGACCTATCAGCAAGCTAATGTGCAAGCCCTGGCCCGTTTAAAAAGTGATAGCAGTGCAGTGAGTTCAGTGAATAGATCTGTAGTATCAAATGATGCATTACACGCTAATGCTGGAACGGTTTCTGGTGCCCCTCGTTGTGCTGATACTTTAGATAATTTGCAACCTTCAATAAAGCGATTGAAGGTGGAGCAATCTTTTCAACCTGTGGTCCCTGAGACTGAAAATTGTAAACGCTCCATTGTTTCTACTACAGAGGCAGATTTACCTCAGGATGCCGAGAGAAAGGATCATAAGCCATTGAAGTCAGAGACCGTGGAAGTGAAAGCAGAAATTCCTGATGTTCCTGTTCAAACAGGATTTGACATTAAAGAAGTGAAAAATGAAGCTGTTGATAATGTTCCCAAACCTAGGCTTGTCAGTGAACATGGTTTATCTGGTGACTCGCCAAA ATAA
- the LOC104740351 gene encoding histone acetyltransferase HAC12-like, translating into MDNDFLQIRRYMRDVIFVKLEKQNPFPSDDESKAKCLDVAKRLEEGLYIMAMAKEDYLDLSTLESRLTSLVKGRQLNNYDQQNANSSSLVSTTPEVSAEPTMKDNEKNRDQYETEIAENLKSVVSLES; encoded by the exons ATGGACAATGATTTTTTGCAAATTCGCCGTTACATGCGAGACGTTAT CTTCGTCAAGTTAGAGAAGCAGAATCCCTTTCCGTCTGATGATGAATCAAAGGCCAAGTGTTTAGATGTTGCTAAACGCTTAGAGGAGGGACTTTATATAATGGCTATGGCAAAG GAGGATTACTTGGACCTGTCAACCCTTGAATCTCGCTTGACAAGCTTAGTAAAAGGCAGACAATTGAATAACTACGATCAGCAAAATGCTAATTCTTCTTCGCTTGTATCAACTACGCCAGAAGTTTCTGCTGAACCAACTATG AAGGATAATGAGAAGAACAGAGATCAGTACGAGACAGAGATTGCAGAGAATCTGAAGTCGGTGGTGAGCCTTGAGAGCTGA